Proteins encoded by one window of Manis pentadactyla isolate mManPen7 chromosome X, mManPen7.hap1, whole genome shotgun sequence:
- the ZBTB33 gene encoding transcriptional regulator Kaiso: MENRKLISATDIQYSGSLLNSLNEQRGHGLFCDVTVIVEDRKFRAHRNILSASSTYFHQLFSVAGQVVELSFVRAEIFAEILNYIYSSKIVRVRSDLLDELIKSGQLLGVKFIAELGVPLSQVKSISGTAQDGNAETLPPSSNDKNLEIQKSKDEAQDNGATIMPIITESFSLSAEDYETKKIIVTDSDDDDDDVIFCSEILPAKETLPSTNAVAQVQPNPGSVAISDVAPCASNNSPPLTNITPTQKLPTSVNQSTLSQTQGSEKLLVSSAPAHLTPNIILLNQTPLTTPPNVSSSLPNHMPPSINLLVQTQQPPNSAVLPGNKANEEEEEEIIDDDDDTISSSPDSAVSNTSLVPQADIPPNTTFDGSLTQKMQIPTLLQEPLSNSLKISDVITRNTNDPGVGSKHLTEGQKIITLDTATEIEGLSTGCKVYANIGEDTYDIVIPVKDDPDEGEARLENEMPKTSSSETANKRMKVKHDDHYELIVDGRVYYICIVCKRSYVCLTSLRRHFNIHSWEKKYPCRYCEKVFPLAEYRTKHEIHHTGERRYQCLACGKSFINYQFMSSHIKSVHSQDPSGDSKLYRLHPCRSLQIRQYTYLSDRSGTMPVMKDDGIGYKVDAGKEPPVGTTSTPQNKPMTWEDIFIQQENDSIFKQNVTDGSTEFEFIIPESY; the protein is encoded by the coding sequence ATGGAGAATAGAAAACTGATTTCTGCTACAGACATTCAATACTCTGGCAGTCTGCTGAACTCCTTGAATGAGCAACGTGGCCATGGACTCTTCTGTGATGTTACTGTTATTGTGGAAGACCGAAAATTCCGGGCCCACAGGAATATTCTTTCAGCTTCTAGTACTTACTTCCATCAACTCTTCTCAGTTGCCGGGCAAGTTGTTGAACTGAGCTTTGTAAGAGCAGAGATCTTTGCAGAAATTCTCAATTATATATACAGTTCTAAAATTGTTCGTGTTAGATCAGATTTACTTGATGAGTTAATTAAATCAGGACAGTTATTAGGAGTTAAATTTATAGCAGAGCTTGGTGTCCCATTGTCACAGGTTAAAAGCATCTCAGGTACAGCTCAGGATGGTAATGCAGAAACCTTACCTCCCAGTTCTAATGACAAGAACCttgaaatacaaaaatcaaaagATGAAGCCCAAGATAATGGGGCCACTATAATGCCTATTATAACAGAGTCTTTTTCCTTATCTGCTGAAGATTATGAAACAAAAAAGATCATAGTTACCGATTCAGATGATGATGACGATGATGTCATTTTCTGCTCTGAGATTCTGCCTGCAAAGGAGACTTTGCCGAGTACCAATGCAGTGGCCCAGGTCCAGCCGAATCCAGGCTCTGTTGCTATTTCAGATGTTGCACCTTGTGCTAGTAATAACTCTCCCCCTTTAACAAATATAACACCTACTCAGAAACTTCCTACTTCTGTGAATCAGTCAACTCTGAGCCAAACACAAGGAAGTGAAAAGTTGCTTGTATCTTCGGCCCCAGCACATCTGACTCCCAACATTATTTTGTTAAATCAGACACCACTTACTACACCACCAAATGTCAGTTCTTCACTTCCAAATCACATGCCTCCTTCAATCAATTTACTTGTGCAGACTCAGCAGCCACCAAACAGTGCTGTTTTACCAGGAAACAAGGCcaatgaagaggaggaggaggaaattatagatgatgatgatgacactATTAGCTCGAGTCCAGATTCGGCGGTCAGTAACACATCTTTGGTCCCACAGGCTGATATCCCCCCAAATACCACTTTTGATGGATCATTGACACAGAAGATGCAGATTCCTACACTTCTCCAAGAGCCACTttccaattctttaaaaatttcagatGTAATTACTAGGAACACTAATGATCCAGGTGTAGGATCAAAACATCTAACAGAGGGTCAGAAGATCATTACTTTAGATACAGCTACTGAAATTGAAGGCTTGTCAACAGGTTGCAAGGTTTATGCAAATATCGGTGAAGATACGTATGACATAGTGATCCCTGTCAAAGATGATCCTGATGAAGGGGAGGCCAGACTTGAGAATGAGATGCCCAAAACTTCTAGCAGTGAGACGGCAAACAAACGTATGAAAGTAAAACATGATGATCACTATGAATTAATAGTAGATGGAAGGGTCTATTATATCTGTATTGTATGCAAAAGGTCGTATGTCTGCCTGACAAGCTTGCGGAGACACTTTAACATTCATTCTTGGGAAAAGAAGTATCCTTGCCGTTACTGTGAAAAGGTATTTCCTCTTGCAGAATATCGCACAAAGCATGAAATTCATCACACAGGGGAGCGAAGGTATCAGTGTTTGGCCTGTGGTAAATCTTTCATCAACTATCAGTTTATGTCATCACACATAAAGTCAGTTCATAGTCAAGATCCTTCTGGAGACTCAAAGCTTTATCGTTTACATCCATGCAGGTCTTTACAGATCAGACAATATACATACCTTTCTGATAGGTCAGGTACTATGCCTGTAATGAAGGATGATGGTATTGGGTATAAGGTTGATGCTGGGAAAGAACCTCCAGTAGGGACCACATCTACTCCTCAGAACAAGCCAATGACCTGGGAAGATATTTTCATTCAGCAGGAAAATGATTCGATTTTTAAACAGAATGTAACAGATGGCAGTACTGAGTTTGAATTTATAATACCAGAATCTTATTGA